The Chryseobacterium sp. JV274 sequence ACTTTTAGCCGGGGGAAGATTTCCTGCCAAAGATCTTATTCCTTACATCGTAGCCCAGTGTCTGGGAGCCATTGTAGCAGCAGGATGTCTGTATACAATCCTAAATGGTGCAGGAGCGGTAGAATTCTCAAAACCCGGAGATTTTGCCACGAACTTTTACGGAGAGGCCGTTTACAACGGAAAAGCTTTCAGTATGGGAGCTGCGTTCCTGGCTGAGTTTTTATTAACTGCCTTTTTCCTTATTGTGATCATGGGAGCTACAGATAAATGGGCCAACGGTAAATTTGCCGGTCTTGCTATCGGTCTTGCTCTTACTTTGATTCACCTGATTTCTATTCCTATTACAAATACTTCAGTAAACCCTGCAAGATCACTTTCACAGGCTGTCTTCATGGGAGGAATTGCCATGTCACAGCTTTGGCTGTTCTGGGTAGCTCCTATTTTAGGAGGAGTTGTAGGAGGATTGATTTACAAGTTCTTGCTTCAGAGAGACACCGCAGAAATTGCAGATTAATTTTAAAATCATATTCAATGATAAAATCCTGTCAGGCGGCAGGATTTTTT is a genomic window containing:
- the aqpZ gene encoding aquaporin Z, with the translated sequence MKKLFAEFFGTFWLVFGGCGSAVFAAGVPDIGIGLLGVALAFGLTVLTMAYAVGHISGGHFNPAVSFGLLAGGRFPAKDLIPYIVAQCLGAIVAAGCLYTILNGAGAVEFSKPGDFATNFYGEAVYNGKAFSMGAAFLAEFLLTAFFLIVIMGATDKWANGKFAGLAIGLALTLIHLISIPITNTSVNPARSLSQAVFMGGIAMSQLWLFWVAPILGGVVGGLIYKFLLQRDTAEIAD